In Helicobacter anatolicus, a single genomic region encodes these proteins:
- the mltG gene encoding endolytic transglycosylase MltG: MTKKNITKLNIFLDIFLLTIFTIIFYLNIPIISQKDIFIPRGSIKSIITYLENHAYDINKIDRFFLILIGKPQSGFIDIKHTFLSKADFLYALANSKTSLKEVTLIPGETMYFFNKILAQNFNLDPRDLEKAYKKYAPYDDGVIFADTYKLPVGASADFLMKFLVNKSLKRHQELSHKVLREYNENQWFRFISIASIIQKEAANTSEMPLISAVIYNRIKKGMPLQMDGSLNYGKYSHTKVSAERIRTDNTIFNTYKNKGVPKIPVGSVSIDAIKATINPADVKYLYFVKNKNGLHTFSETYEEHKNNITKK; the protein is encoded by the coding sequence ATGACTAAAAAGAATATAACCAAACTTAATATTTTTTTAGATATTTTTCTACTCACAATTTTCACCATAATTTTTTATCTCAATATTCCTATAATTTCACAAAAAGATATTTTCATTCCCAGAGGCTCTATTAAAAGCATTATAACATACCTAGAAAATCACGCTTATGATATCAATAAAATCGACAGATTTTTCTTAATCTTAATAGGAAAACCGCAAAGTGGTTTTATTGATATCAAACATACCTTTTTAAGTAAGGCTGATTTTTTATATGCATTAGCAAATTCCAAAACATCACTAAAAGAAGTTACATTAATCCCTGGAGAAACTATGTATTTCTTTAACAAAATTCTGGCACAAAATTTTAATCTTGACCCCAGGGATCTAGAAAAAGCCTATAAAAAATATGCACCTTATGATGATGGAGTAATTTTTGCAGACACCTACAAACTTCCTGTTGGTGCAAGTGCTGATTTCTTAATGAAATTTTTAGTGAACAAATCTCTCAAAAGACATCAAGAACTATCCCATAAGGTTCTTAGAGAATATAATGAAAATCAATGGTTTAGATTCATTAGTATTGCATCAATTATTCAAAAAGAAGCTGCAAACACTAGCGAAATGCCATTAATCAGTGCAGTAATTTACAATCGCATTAAAAAAGGCATGCCTCTACAAATGGATGGTAGTTTAAACTACGGAAAATATTCTCATACCAAAGTTAGTGCAGAAAGAATCCGTACAGATAACACAATTTTTAACACTTATAAAAATAAAGGGGTACCAAAAATTCCTGTAGGAAGTGTCAGTATTGATGCTATAAAAGCCACAATCAATCCAGCAGATGTAAAATATCTCTATTTTGTCAAAAACAAAAATGGTTTACACACCTTTAGCGAAACCTATGAAGAACATAAAAACAATATTACAAAGAAATAA